The Pocillopora verrucosa isolate sample1 chromosome 9, ASM3666991v2, whole genome shotgun sequence genome includes the window CATTAATGTTTTTAGGAACAAAACCTCTCTTTTCTTCGTCGTTTCTCTGGTAAGTACTCGAATCATCTGAGTATGCTTTGTTACGACTCTCTGATGATAGAGAAATGGATTTAAATGCGATATCAATTTCACCTCGTTTTATTTAGTCTGTATACAGTACTAAAGATGCCTCAAATACTTGACAAATGTGTATTAAGATACAATAAAAAGTACTTTGACACCCAGGGGGTCTAAACTGAAATGCCGCATGTCTTAGCCTGCGAGTGTGTCCTCGTTGTTGGCAccgcaggacgcgcgtttcttcACCCGTGGCGCGCGGGAAGAATTGAAACGAGGTACTAGTCGAGGAGAGGTTAACCGTGGGCCTGGCTGTCTAATCTCATCATCTACTCGCTCGTTAATCAACTAATGTTGTTAAAAGACTGTAACATTTGTTCATATTCTCATCAGCCAACAGCGTCTGTTCCACGAAGCTAAAACCGATTTTCTGTGAGCGGAGCTCTAGGAAGAGTAAGCTTTTGTTTGTATAattctttaaataatttttccgCACGCGTAATAAAACGTTTACTAATACCTCAGCGTCAGAAATTTTACTGCATGGGATACCTACTTATACTTAAATATTCTTCGAAATGTGTCTCATTTTGTAACAACAGCAAAACCCTCTACTATATTGAATTAATATTTAAGCGGAGATTTGTTATCGTGCGGGACATAAAGTCTGGGAATTGGGGAATATTACCAAAGAAATATTACCTGATGTTCCCCAAATTTTGTAGAGGCGTATCAGGTCATGTGACCCTCCAGATCAATCGTGCTGATTGCTTCTTTATTCATACGGTTAAAGAGAAAGTTGTTCGGAATGCTTTGATTTGATATGATTCAACAGACCTCTATACCTTACAAAGTTCCTACCGCAATATCTACATTTGTGCACAGTGTCCTCCGTCTCGTGCAGTTTCACGTGTTTTTTCATATTACTTGGATCACTGAACGACTTGTCGCACACTTTACATCGTAAAGGTTTGAAACCCGTATGCGTGCGCATGTGGATTTTCAGTACATACTTCCTGCAGTACACTTTCCCACAGTAATCGCACGTGAAACCTTGGTTTCGCTGGGGAGCCTGAGGCAGACTGCTGGTGTGGTGCGCAAAGAACGGGAACATGCGCGGATAATTGGAGTAGCCGTACCTCTGATCGACGAAGAACGCGGGTTCATAAAAGCGCATAGCGGCATTGTCAATTGACTCGCGTGGAACTGGAGACGAATAGCATTGGCATTGCATTCGATGCCGAAGATGTGCATTGTCAGCCGGCTGCATTCTCTGATGAATAAAGCAGGATCCTAGTCGAGTGTAGTTATTAAGTATTGAACCTTGTCTACTCTTTTGGTAGTCTGGCATGTGACTTGTTTGATCCAGCCGTTCCCTGAGTAACACCGTGTTGTTTTCCTCGTTCTCTTCAGTTGTCATCGCCTCATCGGTCACAGCAGtgatttttctttgctttgaaatGTCTTGTGTGTCGTTGTGGCTTTTACAAGTGCATTCGCGATCTGCTTCACGTGGCAAATATACCTCACTGCCGCGCCGCAGACCTTCGTTTCCGTTTTCGGCCGACACCCTGTTGTTATTTGAAAGTTCTTTTGGTCCTATTGAGCTCCTGATATTAGCATAACTTTTAAAAGCTGACACATTTAATGGAAAATGTCCATCCCGCAAGCTATATTGACCAAATGTACTCTTAATTGGGTtcctcaaaatttcactttctggaAATGTTGGCAGAATGGTGTTGCGTTTATGCAGATCAAGGATATAATTCTCTTGGAAACAGTTTATGAAATCACCGTTCTCTTCTTTGACATGGAACCTGTCTTCATCTCTTTTTTGGGAGTATTCGTTATCTTCAGTCCTCACTAACAGGCGCCGACGTTTGGCGGAGGATAATTTCCTTTCCATGTTTTCACGATAAAGATGCCTGCGAAGGTAATGTTCGTTTCCTTGAAACTTCTTTCGGAATTCTTGTTTATGGTACTCAGCCAACGACTGAGGTTCGTTCAAAAACTTTCGTAGGGGAGGTGGTGTAAAACTCGAAATTAGACTCTCTAACGTGGGATTGGACAAGACACGACCATTGCCGAAAGCGACCGACGTTTCCTTGGTTATCATCGGAGCACTTTCGTCTGCCGAACATCTCTGCCTATTGTCCGCAGTCGAATGAGTTCGATCATAAGTTTGTTCCTT containing:
- the LOC131779910 gene encoding uncharacterized protein, which produces MSKILSASNETRVWTTSFLAKNTLIGPLQGNVAELVENVQFLHTPSAKFKIADRGNVIEHDLSLGDFSWMPAVNPARTEKEQNLQVIRSPDDDKIYFRTTRDILSGEEFRVWLAPSLEEERGLQNVEKEEFEDSRWICDNCKKIFQCSQALSVHQTYKCKELGSNITLRRENSAKSVDSEDDEAFEEEEEEEEEEGVDDNDDDDDDDDDYNDDDDDFVGRNSSKQYLKIEQSSQNQEKKSKAKEQTYDRTHSTADNRQRCSADESAPMITKETSVAFGNGRVLSNPTLESLISSFTPPPLRKFLNEPQSLAEYHKQEFRKKFQGNEHYLRRHLYRENMERKLSSAKRRRLLVRTEDNEYSQKRDEDRFHVKEENGDFINCFQENYILDLHKRNTILPTFPESEILRNPIKSTFGQYSLRDGHFPLNVSAFKSYANIRSSIGPKELSNNNRVSAENGNEGLRRGSEVYLPREADRECTCKSHNDTQDISKQRKITAVTDEAMTTEENEENNTVLLRERLDQTSHMPDYQKSRQGSILNNYTRLGSCFIHQRMQPADNAHLRHRMQCQCYSSPVPRESIDNAAMRFYEPAFFVDQRYGYSNYPRMFPFFAHHTSSLPQAPQRNQGFTCDYCGKVYCRKYVLKIHMRTHTGFKPLRCKVCDKSFSDPSNMKKHVKLHETEDTVHKCRYCGRNFVRYRGLLNHIKSKHSEQLSL